Proteins encoded by one window of Desulfovibrio ferrophilus:
- a CDS encoding Y-family DNA polymerase — protein sequence MMRKMFALVDCNNFYASCERVFDPSARDVPVVVLSNNDGCVIARSPEAKAIGVRMAEPAFKRKGFFARHGVRVFSSNYALYGDMSRRVMDTLGRFTPRMEVYSIDEAFLHLKPTPDRSLQAQASEMRETVRRWTGITVSVGIGPTKTLAKVANRIAKNTPKMHGVCDLSCSTNLGKVLEGVHVSDVWGIGRRITKKLAAVGVTNARQLRDLPDPWVKKRLTATGLMTVWELRGRSCIPLEDAPASKKAIVTSRSFGKPVTTWTQMREAVTAYTARAAEKLRAQNGVAGQLMVYLLTNPHRPELPQYSNSRTVRLPVPTDHTPTLLAAAGDATSAIYKAGFSYKKAGVMLTDIQNADARQLSLLDLTAAPAAGKVPSSSSQNGVRQGQTTNQQESNQKSPQQDMPRQQALMQALDATNSKWGRDTVTYAATGLGRAWKMRQNHKSPRYTTNWEELPLVD from the coding sequence ATGATGAGGAAAATGTTTGCTTTGGTGGATTGTAATAATTTCTACGCGTCCTGCGAACGGGTCTTTGATCCATCCGCACGGGATGTGCCCGTGGTGGTGCTGTCCAACAACGACGGCTGCGTCATCGCCCGCTCCCCCGAAGCCAAGGCCATCGGCGTGCGCATGGCCGAGCCTGCCTTCAAGCGCAAAGGGTTCTTTGCCCGACATGGGGTACGCGTATTTTCGTCCAACTACGCGCTCTACGGTGACATGTCGCGGCGCGTCATGGACACCTTGGGCCGTTTCACTCCGCGCATGGAGGTCTACTCCATCGACGAAGCCTTTTTGCATCTGAAACCCACCCCGGACAGGTCGCTACAGGCCCAAGCCAGCGAGATGCGCGAGACGGTGCGACGCTGGACGGGCATCACCGTATCCGTGGGCATCGGCCCAACCAAGACCCTGGCCAAGGTCGCCAACCGCATCGCCAAGAACACTCCGAAAATGCACGGAGTCTGCGACCTGTCCTGCTCCACGAATCTGGGAAAGGTGCTGGAGGGAGTTCATGTCTCGGATGTCTGGGGCATCGGGCGGCGCATCACCAAAAAACTGGCGGCAGTGGGTGTGACAAATGCACGCCAACTGCGAGATCTGCCCGACCCGTGGGTCAAGAAACGCCTCACCGCCACAGGCCTGATGACGGTCTGGGAACTGCGAGGCCGCTCCTGCATCCCTCTGGAAGACGCGCCCGCATCCAAAAAGGCCATCGTCACCTCGCGCAGTTTCGGCAAGCCCGTGACCACCTGGACACAGATGCGCGAGGCCGTGACCGCCTACACCGCCCGCGCTGCGGAAAAACTGCGCGCACAGAACGGCGTGGCAGGACAGTTGATGGTCTATCTACTGACCAACCCGCACCGCCCCGAGTTGCCGCAATACTCCAACAGCCGCACCGTGCGCCTGCCCGTGCCCACGGACCACACCCCCACCCTGCTCGCCGCAGCCGGAGATGCCACCAGCGCCATCTACAAGGCCGGATTCTCCTACAAAAAGGCCGGGGTCATGCTCACGGACATCCAGAACGCGGATGCCCGGCAACTGTCCCTGCTAGACCTCACCGCAGCGCCTGCCGCAGGGAAAGTGCCCTCTTCATCCTCACAGAATGGAGTCCGGCAAGGACAGACAACCAACCAACAGGAATCGAACCAAAAAAGTCCGCAGCAGGATATGCCGCGCCAGCAGGCACTGATGCAGGCTCTGGACGCCACCAACTCCAAATGGGGCCGCGACACCGTGACCTACGCGGCAACGGGCCTGGGCCGCGCCTGGAAGATGCGCCAGAACCACAAATCCCCTCGCTATACGACAAACTGGGAGGAGCTACCCTTGGTCGATTAA
- a CDS encoding tautomerase family protein — MPQVTISIRKGKDSNYRKTLLDAVHEALVLSLKVPQDDRFQRLLEFDSEHFEFPPHYTEDHVTVEIKLFEGRSLNAKRTLYKTLVDTLHQRLGLARADVFIVVQDIPLDNWGIRGGIPASEVDLGFKIDV; from the coding sequence ATGCCCCAAGTCACCATTTCCATCCGCAAAGGCAAGGATAGCAACTACAGGAAAACCCTGCTGGACGCCGTGCACGAAGCTCTGGTCCTTTCACTCAAGGTGCCTCAGGACGATCGATTCCAGCGACTGCTGGAATTCGACTCCGAGCATTTCGAATTTCCGCCCCACTACACCGAGGACCATGTCACAGTTGAAATCAAACTCTTTGAAGGGCGTAGTCTGAACGCTAAGCGGACACTCTACAAAACCCTGGTGGACACACTGCACCAGCGCCTTGGCCTTGCCAGAGCAGACGTCTTTATCGTCGTGCAGGACATCCCCCTAGACAATTGGGGCATTCGCGGCGGCATTCCGGCCTCGGAAGTGGACCTCGGCTTCAAGATAGACGTCTAG